The genome window GAAAAGCTATTGCAGCTGGTACGTAGGTATGATGACTTGTCTGCTTTCACTGTGCCATGCTACCTACGCCGCTTATGCATCGATTCTAAGTTTGAGCACTTTGACAACTTGAGGTTATTTTCTCCTGCCATACGCAGTCTATTATTATTCAGTCACGATGACGACGGCAGAAGTAGTTTTGACCTTCGATTCATTTTTCACATCATCAAACTTGTCAAGGTGTTAGATTTGGGCCAAATTTATCTCCGAGGCACTTTTCCTAGAGAACTAGACCGGCTTGTTCACCTGCGGTACTTGGCAATTCTAGGTAGTGACGGTCAATTCCCAGCATCAATAAGCAATCTCACGAACTTGGAAACTTTGATTTGGCGAAATTCTATGCATTGTTCAGTTTCACTACCAGATACCATATGGAACCTGAAGAAACTAAGGCATTTAGAACTAATTGATGAGGTCGATAagtattattgtttcttcttccCTAGCGACAATCTTGACAACTCGTCACAGTTGTGTGACTTAGATTTCTTGTCCTGTTTGTCTCTCGATCCTGGGGAAAACATCAGCAACCTGTTAAGAAAGTTTCCAAATATCCGCAAGCTGAGATGCTCTGTCAATCTCGAGCCAGATGTTCAATATCATGTAGCAATGGATAGTCTAACTCAGTTGGAATCACTCAGTCTGAGTCGCGTCCTATATGGTTATCAGCAATTTCATATAGATTTCCAATTTCCTTTAACTATTAAAAAGTTGACCCTGTTTTATTTTGGCATGCCGTGGAGAAAAATGGCAGCAATTGGAAATCTGCCAAATCTTGAGGTGCTCAAATTACTCGAGGAAGCCTTTGAGGGGGAAATATGGGAAATGGAAGCAGAGAAGTTCCCTAAAGTTCGTTTCTTGAaattagcttccttgaacattGTGAAGTGGACAGCCTCCTCCGAGTATGAGTACGAGGACCAGGACTATTTTCCTCGTCTCCAGAAGTTAGTGTTGGAAAGCTGTGATGCATTGCAGGAGATCCCTTCTTGTTTGGGAAATAGTTCAACTCTTGAAATAATTGAGGTGTCAAAATGTCCCAACTGTACCAGTTCATTGGAGGAAATTGAGGATGAGCAAAGAAGCAATGGATATACCGATCTGAAAATCCTTATCTCATAATGGATGATTGATCTTCTCAAGTAAGTGTACTCTACATTTGTTTTTTAAGTCCTTCACTTGTGCACTGCTACGGGTATTGCGTATCTGTTTAGCGTCAAGGTGAAGTTGTTCTTTTTCGtaatagtttttctttttctttttcttaattagTATTGGAAGGCTGCAAGTTTTTGGAGGAGATCCCTTCTTGTTTGGAAAATATATCAACTCTTGAAATAATTGAGGTGTCTAAATGTCCCAACTGTACCAGTTCATTGGAGCAAATTCAGGAAGAGCAATTAAGCAGGAAGAACAAATACTGATCTGAAGATCCTTATTTCATGATGGATGACCGATCTTTTCAAGTGTGTTTGGTTTGGTTgggaacttttcttttttaatcctTTACTTCTGCACACATACTGGTTATGTTGTATCTGTTGAGCATCAATCAAGATCAAGTTGTTCTTGTTTTCTTCTGCACACATAGTGGGAAGTATACGTACCCCAAATACTCTGTGGAAAGTAATTTTTCAATACTAGCACTCTGCTTGCACAACTGAGTTTGCAAACTTTCCAAGAACTTATTTGTCTTTGAATTACAATAATTGATACAACTTTTGATACAAGCACATACCAAAATTGATTGTTGTACAAAATGGAGGAGGAAACccaaagcttttttttttttttttttttaaatccttcCATCCATCCCTACATTCTTTCTGTTCTCAATTACTAGACTCTAGATTCGAACATTCCATCCATCCCTACATTCTTTCTATTCCCAACTACTAAACTTTAGATTTAAACATTGAACCTGACATCAAAAAGAAGCCAAGTTAAGAGAGTAAATTGTGCTAACTTCACTTTTGaaagattatgaaactttttgtAAAGTTGTTTATCAAACATTTTAAATTGTTCTAAAATTGATATCTCAATTTAACATAATAAATAGTGATGCATTTCCTCCTAATTGTGGTATGCTGATGACAAAATTAAAGTAACCAAACTTGGAAAACTTACATAAGCAAAGTTTAGCTATGTCATAGGTTCATAATCGATGCTATCCAGCTTGTAATCAATCTAAGACTAGAAATTCAGCTACCAAAACATGGTACAATGTAATTATAATGGGACTAGTAAATTGAAGGAAACAAGGAAATCATCTAGCAAACGCACTAAATATGCAATAAAATCATTTGATGCTAATATCACTTAATCCACCAAACCATCCAGGCTCCACATCTGCTCGAAAGTTGACTCTAGAGGGTGGTTGTGAAGCAAGTAGAGCCTCCTTAATGTTGTTTAGGATTCCTTTGTCATAGGGGTTTCCAGAGCTCACATACTTTTGGTGAAAATGCTCATAAGATGTCTGCACGAGGCATAATATAGAAACTGCATCATAATTTGTTTAAGCAGCTATTTAGACTGGGCTTCTATGTTTATGTTCCAAAGCAGAAATTAATTTCCTCAAAGCTGTGCACTTTAAATAATTGTTGTACCAAAAATTCAGTACCGTTCTCAAAAGAATTGCCCGTTAATTAATATATTTGACATACATGAACTACAATCATGCAAGAAAAATATGCATTAATTCAAGTTTGAGATAAACCGTGATGATATAAGTACTGTTGGCATAAATGAGAGTATAAAGGGCAAACCTGGTTTATAGCAATTAGATAAACATGATAACAAGAAAAGCCGGCAAGAAAACACATGGCTACAAAACTGAATAATGTCAATGCCACAGTCTCCGGGTCATTTCTTAGCAATCCAATCACCCCATTTCCATCTCCGGGCAATTTGTGATGTAGAGATTTGCATGAGAAGATGAATATGAAGGCAAACAAGAGCAATCCTGTCAATAGAAATGTAACATGAAGCCGATAATTCCTCtgcattttgaaagaaaaaaattagaaagttaTGGTTAGTAAACTAATTTTAATGCCAGAAGGTCTTGCAGGGTTGTGATCATACATACCAGTCCCACGCAATGCCCGATCCAGGTGCAATGGTGATCGAATTGTTGGATGCAATTGTTACAAGTTGCACAATGACAAGTTCTTGGTGGACGATAAATGTTACAAATGTTACAATACTTCAACTTCACCTCTATCCCATTTATGACAACTACCCTTGATCTCCTTCTGCGTTTACCAGCATCAATTGTTCCTAGATCATTTCTAGGAATTATACCAGGATCAATGGTACTGACATATACCAAGTTCACAAGAACCTGCATTGCGGGCAATATATAGTTACATCAGCAGAAGGGCATTCAGTTACGTTCACAACTTTCTCATAcaagtgtgtgtgtttgtgtgtgtgaaaTTTAGTTTAGGACTAACAATTGTCGTCAAAATTGAAGATGTTACGATGATGGCCGGATTCCTTATGTCACTTGCAACATGAACCGCAAATGTCCAACTTGATAGAGTAATAGCAATGGCAGTTAAAATCAGCCCTTTTGGATCCGGACCACAAATCAGTCTCCTCTTGAAAAAGAATACCTACATTCAGAATAAGACATCCGACATCAAatcctccattttttttttttttgcgtaaGCATCAAATCCTCCATTTCTCATTTGATTTAAACCAATAAACTAAAAGGTTTATCAAGATTCAGCAAAGTGCAATGATAAGAAAGAGCTTTGGAATGTAAAGCAAGAGCAAATGGAGGATTACATTGTTTCCAGGCCAAAAATGGTAAACTCTTGATTGTTCAAGTTCGTCGCCGCCTCGACAAAATCGAAAAGATTTTTCTTGAACCACCCTTTGGAATCCAATTATTTTCTCCCAAAGAGAAGAAAGCAGTTGCTTGCTTTTTGCTTGAAAACTAACTTCAGAATTCTTATCTACCTTCTTTCCTGATGACATGGTACTTTCTGTAGGTTGATCAATTTCTAATGAGGCAGAACTATCGATAGCTTGAGCGACTGAAGAATTTACGCTGCCGTCTTTCTCTTCACTCGCCATCCACTCCATTCTCTCTGATTTCTACCATCTAGACTCAAATTAAGAACTTCAATTTGTAGACGATAACCACCCCGGGTGAAACTTGTCACTTGTGACTGGAAAAGATATTTCAGAAAACTAGAAGCGGTTATTATTTTTGTGTTCATTAGGTCCAAGCCATCGGGTTAAAGTGTGCACGCACCACCCGGATGCAATGTAAAGCAAAATAAGCCCGTCAACTCACTGATCCATTTTGCACACCTGTCAAATTGGGCTCGGGGAGGAGCCCACTGAAATGGATGGGTCAGCGGATTACCAATGGATGCTAGATTGAACCAGTAGATCAATAAAATAAAGGGTGTGTTTggacaggagattatttgaaatattatttgaaataattactataatattttttgcgataaaatatatgtgagataaaaatttgtattaaaaaatgtgtttgtaatgcaagtaaataattttttgacAAATAGCTGCAATCGAAACATAGCTGTAGttttttaatacaaaatatGTCATATGACATCACTAAATAATGTTATAGTAAATTTTTACTTAACTTAACGAGTTATAGAATGCTAATAATTGTGAGATttatgacaaataaaaatgtaattagtAATCTACCCATCCTTAGTTTTAGTATGAATCTTGTTAAGAAGTTATAAGTATACAAATGCCATTCAGAGTGATCTTCGTTTTGAGAATTAATTGTTGCAATATATCATTTTGTTAATATATTTCTAATTTGTAAAACAGATTTTGAGCAACAAGTTTTAgtaaaaatttccaaatgagGGAAAGGCACGAGTGTCCACCAACACGACTGAAGTGTCCAGCAACACCAACGCCTGGAGAGTTCCCAGTAGGAAAGGCATGAGCAAAACTTTTCTCAGCAATGGAATACTGCAATTCGCTGATTGTTGCACCAGACTCAACCCAAGCACTATTTCCGTCAATATCAATGCTAATTGACCTAAGATTTCTCATATCAAAGTATGATGAATGGAACTTCAGACTTATAGTATTCCTCATTTGTACTCCATTTCGTTTGCAGCATATGACTGTTGCTTCAACGTGATATATAGTATTCTAGAGGAGTGATTATTGCCAAAGGTTTTGCTTTTGTGCTTGATACAGAGAACCTAAGTTTTTGGATTGAAGATTCCACTATGGGTAAATAAGAAGAGTTGTTGGGGAGATAAAAGAACATTCAGAACTGAGATGTTTGATGACATGAAGCTATCAGGAATCGAACTTGAGTATGATGATGGAATTAGTAAGGAAAACAAGGCAGTGAATAACAGAAACAACAGAACTTTAGATGTTTCTGTCACCATTTTGGACTATGATTCCCATCAGACACAATGTAGACTCAAAACAACTATGAATTGCTCATCTTATTTATATCCATTACAATTGGCCGGGACTGATTGTCATATAAATTAAGAAATACATGCAAACTTGGCCTGCAGGcccgctttaaaaaaaaaaaaaaaaagctgtatTCTCTCTCTTGCATTGTAAGAAATCGTGATTGTAAGACTTATTCTCAAGTGAAGACACTAGCTAGCTCCGAATATGCAGTTCTGGTCATTTAAGATTTTTTGCATTCCCAATCTTGTATCAATTAAATATACAAATCTGCctaattaataaaatttgtttatttgggGCTCTCTTATCATGTCAATTTGGGACAAAAAAATTTGTTAGTTTTAATCTTAATAACTAGGCAGACTTGttctttgctcaaaacatataTGCAGTCAATGTATTTTTTGGAATGTCTATTACGAAAAAGCCATTTATTTTGTCCTTCTTTCAGGGTTGCCTCCGGCAATAAAGAGCCAAACGTCGAACTTGTGGAACCTTTGATGTAGTCTCACCAGGGAACCATGCATATTAAGGTTAATATCTATTATGGTCTCATTTAATTTAGCTTAATAGCTTTTATGTGATCTTGTCAACTCATATTATGTTGCTTGATTTTTTTGCCTGCCAAATTCCATGACCAATCTGTCATTAAATACGTACATTACTAGTTACCAACTCATTTCACCTTTAGAATAAGTGTCATTTGCTTTGAAGTCTTTCATGTTGGCTTGTGCTAAATAAGCCTTAAAAATGTACAAAATCTGAATTAGAATGCGTTTGAAAGCATGATGATTAAGTGGTTTCAATATGACATCTATCCCTCATTCTTTGTTTTGATTCTTCAGTTACATGCACTTAGTACACAACACAAAGAATGTAAGCCAATTTTATTTTGTCCCACAAAAGTTGTAAATTCTCTATGCTAAAGTATTAGCAACTTAAAAGATTAAGtttaattgaatgaattgagcTATCAAACAGATTCTAAATAGTTTCAATATGACATCAAACCCTTGTTCTTTGTAAATTCTCTATGCTACAACTTAGAAGATAAAAAAGAATGCTAGAACTTTATACCAACCTCTAATTTTTGTATCTTTATTGTGTACCTTTGGCATATAGAATAGAAAATTTTGGTCACTTCCTTACAAAAGATTGGATGTtcaagtctaattgctaatataAGGATGTGTTGATAGACAATACGTACCTATAAGGCTATGTTGGTGGTCAATCTGTAAAAATTCCTGTAAACCTTCCATGGTTTCGGAGGCATACCCTAACCCATGGTGTTGATTAAAGCCAATCCCATCCAAACTTTTTGGTAccaaaaatttttgtttatttacttGAATTCTCCTACTTTGCCCTTaggaaacaacaaaaaaaggTGGCGAGtatgttttccctttttttttgtaagccTTTCAATATTTTGTGGTCAAtttcacactttcattttttttttaagtattgACTTGGAACATTTAATAGACTCAAATCTATTTACACTGGTTAAACAAATTAGTCTGCTTTAAATTCAAGACTCAAGAAATACAAAAACAGctaaatatattttcaaaactATTGACACATTttactatcttttttttttccgaacaCGATAgatttatttctattttataCTATGAAAAGGGGTGTGACCCAGTAGGGCCAAGAGGGGGATTTGGAGGGATTGAACCACCACCCAGTTCAGATGGTTGCGTAACCGTTGGCAAAACATTTCAGGAAGCTCTCTGGATTTTAGAATGCAAGTCAAGGGACTTGATCTCTTGATCAGCTACACCCACGTAAAGCCTTAAGACTCTCTTGCTGACTAACTAATCAAAATAGTTAGTTGACACATATTACCAACACCTTTTGATTTTATGAACACTCATTTCCAATAAAAGTTGTATGATAAATTTTCCATTTGGAGCCATATCTGGGTCTTGTAGTTGTACCAGACGATCTATACCGGTGTGTTCCTGCCCCAAATCCATCAATAATTGGGCTATTGCCCCCACAGGAGTGGTCTAGTGGTAAGCGGGCTTTTAAGAACCCTTGAGGTCTAAGGTTCGAATCTTATCCTGGACTTAAATCTCTGTGACTCGTCCAGGGTCGCTGCGGGGGCCATGATGCACTCTTTCGATTTGATGTACTGGCTCAGATCCTAAGAATTCGAGTTGAATATGTTCCGGGttaccaaaaaaataataataataattgggCTATTTACCTTCGGCCCAGTCCAAACCCACTTTTACTGCTTAAATTCAacaacaaacaaatagctccttaAACCCCCTCCCCACCAAAACCTTCAAATTCCGGTTGTTTTGACTCATCCCAATGCAGCCGAGCTgaagttgaaaaagaagaagaaaggggaaaagtcCAGATTCCAGAAAACGCTAAATCACCATGGAAGATCGAAGCAGCAAGTTCAAGCTTGCACTTTCAATCACAGTCGCGGTGGCGATCTCCATCATTTTGGCAGTACAAATTCGAAAAAACAGAAGGCAAAAACAGAAGAAACAATCGAAATCTTGCTATCTCGATACAGAATCTCCTAGAAAACCTCAATTCAGATTCAAACGCGTTGTGGCAGACAATTCTTACTctcaattcaagcatttgaagCTCCAGGAAGCTGCCGGCGCCGCCAATGGTAAATTTGAAGAggtggaaaaaaggaaaattttaatCTTGTTTGGAAATGTTAATGAAATTAGCTTCTTTTAATTTGTTTTGGCAGGGGATTATGTGAATGTGCATCCGTACAAGGCGGAGATTGGGGAATTATTGAAGAATTTGAACGCAGAATTTGTGGAACTTTTTAGTGTGGAAGTGGAAATGATTGGGGATGAGGCTGATAATTATGTTTGGGTTGAAACGAAGTCGCAGCTGGAGGAGCTTGCTGAGGTGTTGAGtaaagagaaagtgtttggtgTTGATACTGAGCAGCATAGTTTGCGATCTTTCTTAGGCATCACATCTCTCATTCAGGTACGGATACTTGTGTTTGTATTTGGAAACGAATGCCTTTCGAGTATGTGAGGAGTGAAAATTTTACACATTTgtgtaaaaaaattttcaaattgttCAAAATGGTATCTTTTTCCTGTACAATACAATGCAAACTGGGTTCTATTGGATTTTtctgaaaaaaagaaagggtaaATTTTTAATGTTCATGTGTATGTGCTGATATAATGTTGGTAGATATGGAAAACCATAGAAATGTCTTATATCTTCTTAAAAGAAATAAGCATCTAAGTACTAAGGTGGATGTGTATTTGCATCCCTGAGGCATAATACTGTACTCAGTTAATTCATAGATATAGAATATATGAGCTTTTGTGTTTAATGTGAGGTTTTTCTTGAATAGATATCGACAAAAAGTAAGGACTATCTGGTGGATACAATTGCCTTGCATGATGTGATGGGAATTCTTCAGCCCGTGTTTGCTGATCCTCTAATTTGCAAGGTAATTTAGTACACATGGTATGGttgatttaatttattttttattgcttGTAGTgaatcttcttcttcaacttatAACTGGTATACAACTACTTATAAATAGCCAGCTgtcattaaattttaaattttgaaatttgaacgtcccatttttctttctcaagAAATATGTAATGATCCAcacttaaaagaaaagaaaaaggaaacacatttgaaagaaaaaatgttgATATTTGTGGAATAGTAAGTATATGTGAATCAACATAATATTAGTTCAATAGGAGGCTATTGAACTTGTCGGATGACAGCTAAAGAAAAAGGCCAggattttataaaatgattgcTTCTATGTTTATTGAGTTG of Coffea arabica cultivar ET-39 chromosome 5c, Coffea Arabica ET-39 HiFi, whole genome shotgun sequence contains these proteins:
- the LOC113689428 gene encoding probable protein S-acyltransferase 7, whose amino-acid sequence is MEWMASEEKDGSVNSSVAQAIDSSASLEIDQPTESTMSSGKKVDKNSEVSFQAKSKQLLSSLWEKIIGFQRVVQEKSFRFCRGGDELEQSRVYHFWPGNNVFFFKRRLICGPDPKGLILTAIAITLSSWTFAVHVASDIRNPAIIVTSSILTTIVLVNLVYVSTIDPGIIPRNDLGTIDAGKRRRRSRVVVINGIEVKLKYCNICNIYRPPRTCHCATCNNCIQQFDHHCTWIGHCVGLRNYRLHVTFLLTGLLLFAFIFIFSCKSLHHKLPGDGNGVIGLLRNDPETVALTLFSFVAMCFLAGFSCYHVYLIAINQTSYEHFHQKYVSSGNPYDKGILNNIKEALLASQPPSRVNFRADVEPGWFGGLSDISIK